TTTTTCGTAGGCTTTCGCGATGTTATAGGTGTACTGAAAGTTCACCATGTCGTTCTGGGCGAAGAAAAGGCAAAGCTCGGCATAGGAGGTCAAGGTGAGGGTCTTGGGAGCGGAGGTCTTATTGGTGACGGCGATATGCCAAAGTTCCAGGTTATCATCGACCGGGACGACATAAAGGGTATCCGTTGAAACGCCTTTATAGTGGGAGGAAACTCGGGTGTAGCCGAACCCATGGCGGGTCTCGGTCTTATATTCGGAAAGGTCCTTCAGGACGGGCTGCCAGGTGGCCGACCAGAAATCCTTGGTTTTCTCGTCACGGAGATAGATGTAGCGGCCGGGGCGGTCCACGGGAATGTTATTGAGGCGATAGCGGAGAATGCGCTTGTCGCGGGCGGAAAGATGGAAGCTATAGCCGCCCCCATTATTGGAGATCAGGGCGCAGTATTCGTCATTATGAAGATAGTTCATCCAGGGAGCGGGTGTATCCGGCCGCTCGATGACATATTCCTTATTTTCCACGTCGAAGTAGCCGTAGCGCATGGAGCCCATCCCGTTCCAAAGGTTTTACTCGGTTCAAAAAAGAACGAGCACGATCAAGACCAAAACCGTCGGCACAACGAACGAAGCTTGGGAAGAAAAATGGTGGGTGATGCAGGGCTCGAACCTGCGACCCGCTGATTAAGAGTCAGCTGCTCTACCAACTGAGCTAATCACCCATCACAACAAAGAAATAAAATGGTACGCCTGAGAGGGCTCGAACCTCTGACCTACAGATCCGGAATCTGTCGCTCTATCCAACTGAGCTACAGGCGCATCTTTCCTCGACCCAATTCCGGAGGATTCGCCTCCCACAAAATGGGGTGAGAGACGGGAATCGAACCCGCAACCCCCAGATCCACAATCTGGTGCTCTAACCAATTGAGCTACTCCCACCATCGTCCTTCGACCATAGGTCGAAACCGGGTGTGAAAAACCATTTCGACAGGATCAAACAGTTTTTCGGGAGAAAAGCCATAAGAGTGTAGGAAGGGAGCCCGTAATTGTAAAGATTTTATTTGGATGGAAGGTCTTTCCGGTCAGCCGTTACCAGGAGGCATCCAAGCCGCTCCAAAGGAGGGGCGAACCGCATCCAAGGTCGAGCAAAAGCAAGGCCGATGCCGCGGCATTTTTCCATACCAACAAAATCGGGCTTGGTCGTCCGTTCCTGGAAAGATGGTGCGCCTGCCCGGAGTCGAACCGGGGACCCACTGCTTAGAAGGCAGTTGCTCTATCCAACTGAGCTACAGGCGCAAAAATAACGGCAGCGGACCAAGACGTTGAAATTCCAATGATCGGATTGGACTTTTCTGGTCGGGGCGGTGAGATTTGAACTCACGACCCCTTGGTCCCAAACCAAGTGCGCTACCGCTGCGCTACGCCCCGACCTGAAAAGTTCACGAATGATCCACGGCCCGCCCCTGGGCCGTGACAGTTTAACCTATTTCCGGCCCTTCAAGGCCTCGAGTGCCTTTTGCAACGCAAGACCGCGATGACTGATCCGGTTCTTCTCCTCCAAAGACATTTCGGCGAAGACCTTGTCCGAACCCACCGGTCGAAAGACCGGGTCATAACCAAATCCAGTGCTCCCCCGTTCCACCTCCTCGATGGCGCCCCGGACCTCACCGATCACCTGGTCTTTCCCCCCATCGGGATGCAGTATGGTGATGACGGTGCGGAAAACAGCCCCGCGGTCCGGTGCCGGGACTCCCGCCATGGCTTTCAACAACTTCCTGACATTGTCCGAATAAGTGCAATGGTCCCCGGCATAACGAGCCGCAAAGATCCCGGGCTCCCCGTTCAAGGCGTCCACAAAAAGTCCCGTATCGTCGGCCAAAGCGGACCACCCCGAAAAGCGGCGGAGAGCATCCGCCTTTTTGAACGAATTCTCCTCCAAGGTAGCCCCGTCCTCGACGACCTCGGGAACCCCCGGAAGATCGAAAGCCGCTACCAGTTCCCATCCCGAACCAGTCAGCGCTTCCCTCATTTCACGGGCCTTGTCCTTGTTGTGGGTGGCCAAAACGATCTTTTTCATCCGCGCAGGGCCATTGTTTGGGCGTTCAGGACCTGTCGGATCCCTTTTTCCGCCAACCCCAGCATGGTCTGGAGCTTTTTTTGGGAGAACGGCTCCTGTTCGGCTGTTCCTTGTATCTCGACGAAGTGACCCGAACCGGTCATGACCACATTGAAGTCCACATCCGCCTGCGAATCCTCCTCGTAGCACAGGTCCACTATGGGTTTCCCGCCGACGAATCCAACGCTGATCGCCGCCAATTGGTCCTTCAAAGGCCATTGATCGATGACCTTCCGCTGCCGAAGGCCTTTCAAGGCATCCACCAAAGCCACATAGGCCCCGTTGATCGAGGCGGTCCGCGTCCCGCCATCCGCCTGGATCACATCACAGTCCAGGATGACCTGCCTCTCGCCGAGGGCCTCCAGGTCCATGACCGAACGCAAGGACCGTCCGATCAAGCGTTGGATCTCATGGGAACGCCCGTCGATCTTTCCCTTGACCGCGGCCCGGGCGGTCCGTTCCTTCGTGCTCCGGGGAAGCATGGAATATTCCGCCGTGACCCATCCTTTTCCCTTCCCTCTCAGGAACGAGGGCACCTCCTCGGAAACGCTGGCGTTGCAAAGGACCTGGGTATTTCCCATCGAAACAAGAACGGATCCCTCCGCATAACGCGTGAAGCGCCTTAGGAACTTGATCGGGCGGATCTTCCCCATGTCTTCCTCCAATGTCCTTTAAATGAAAAAACCCCATGTGGCGGCGCCAAATGAGGTGGATCGAGATCGAAATGGACTGAAAGTTCGCTGAATTCTAGCCGCCGACACCCAGACTGTCAATTTGGTCAAAGAAGCATGATGTAACCGCTCAACCGCTGGAAATCGCGGGAGGGTTTCCCATCGATGGCGCTTTTCTTCCCTTTTTCCGTCACCCATTGGAACATCCGGGCCCGGATCTTGTTCTTGAGGCCCGCGCCCAGCCCTTTTTCGATCGCCTGGAGCCTCAAACGGAGCAGGGTCGAGAGCGCGGCGTCCAAGGTCTCATCCCCTTTGGGAGTCCCCATGGTGTTCTTGTTATCGATCAACCGCTGTGCGTCCAGAGAACCGTCCTCCAGCAGGTTCCCATGGGCATCCCAATTGGTGTTACGGAAGACCTCGGGAAATTGACCGCGCGCCAATTCAACGGTCCGGGACAACATGGTCATGGCCTTCTTTTCCCCGACCAGATCCTTCAGTTCGAAAAGAAGGATGTTCCGGAATTCGTCATAAAGCATCAGGAACTCGTGTTCGGCTTGAAGTTTCTTGAGCTCGACATCCTTGGCCTGCTTCTCCACTTCAGCGGCCTTTTCCGGGTCCAATTCAGGGGTCGATGGGGCAGCGGGTGCGCCGCCCATGAAAGGAGGGGCGATCGGAGCGGAAAAATCGATGGGGGACTCGGGAGCGCTTTCTTCGGGTTGGGCCTGCGTTTCGGGGGCAGGAGCGGTCACGGCTTCTTCAGCCGTAATGACCTGCTCATCGGGCGCCTGCGGGAAGGAGGCCTCGATCGAATCGTGGAGTTTTCGTTCCAATTCATGGGTCTGGACCTGAAGGGC
The sequence above is a segment of the bacterium genome. Coding sequences within it:
- a CDS encoding N,N'-diacetylchitobiose phosphorylase, which gives rise to MRYGYFDVENKEYVIERPDTPAPWMNYLHNDEYCALISNNGGGYSFHLSARDKRILRYRLNNIPVDRPGRYIYLRDEKTKDFWSATWQPVLKDLSEYKTETRHGFGYTRVSSHYKGVSTDTLYVVPVDDNLELWHIAVTNKTSAPKTLTLTSYAELCLFFAQNDMVNFQYTYNIAKAYEK
- the rdgB gene encoding RdgB/HAM1 family non-canonical purine NTP pyrophosphatase, with product MKKIVLATHNKDKAREMREALTGSGWELVAAFDLPGVPEVVEDGATLEENSFKKADALRRFSGWSALADDTGLFVDALNGEPGIFAARYAGDHCTYSDNVRKLLKAMAGVPAPDRGAVFRTVITILHPDGGKDQVIGEVRGAIEEVERGSTGFGYDPVFRPVGSDKVFAEMSLEEKNRISHRGLALQKALEALKGRK
- the rph gene encoding ribonuclease PH, producing the protein MGKIRPIKFLRRFTRYAEGSVLVSMGNTQVLCNASVSEEVPSFLRGKGKGWVTAEYSMLPRSTKERTARAAVKGKIDGRSHEIQRLIGRSLRSVMDLEALGERQVILDCDVIQADGGTRTASINGAYVALVDALKGLRQRKVIDQWPLKDQLAAISVGFVGGKPIVDLCYEEDSQADVDFNVVMTGSGHFVEIQGTAEQEPFSQKKLQTMLGLAEKGIRQVLNAQTMALRG